The window AAGGCGGCGCTCGCCCTGTGCGAGCGCACCGAGGTCTTCACCCTCGGCGAGTCCCTGGGCGGGGTGGAGTCCCTGATCGAGCACCCGGGTCGGATGACGCACGCGTCCACCGCGGGCTCCCCGCTGGAGGTCCCGGCCGACCTGGTGCGGATCTCCGTGGGCATCGAGTCCGCCGACGACCTGGTGGCGGACCTGCTCCAGGCCCTGGAGGGCTAGGGAGGGGCGTCGCGCGGATCGGCTCTCGCCGGTCCGCGCCGCGGCTCCGTCGCCGCGGCGTCCGTCTCAGCTTCTCCCGCTCAGACCGCGGTGGGCGTGCGGTCCGTGGAGGGGGTGGACGGGTGCTCCCCGTCGCGGAAGCGCAGCCCCACCACGAGGCTCCCGGTGCGGGAGAGGGGGGTGCCCTCGCCGTCCTCGCGCAGGGAGCGGTAAGCGCCCCGGCGGTCCTGTCGGCGGATGCCGATGGAGACGGCGAGGAAGAACCCCGCGGCCAGGCCCAGGAGTACGACTCCGACGAGGGCGATAACGATGGGGATCATGGTGTTCTCCTCGGGGGGGGGAAGTTCCTATCCGTGTCCTGCGTGCCCTCCTCCGGAGAGGGGGGACGCCGAGCGGTGTCTCACCGTGGTGTTTCCTTTGCGGTGCCGCGGGGGTCAGGCGCCTGGGTCGAAGGGGAGGGGAACCGCCGACGCCCGTTCTGGGGAGTGTTCTTCCGGCGGTGTCGCGTACTGAGGGTGGCCTTCACTTAAAATGGGCTCATGTTGACCGGATGGACCTGATCTCCTGGTGTTCCGATCATCTTGTTGGTACAAGCTAGGTTGTTGGTCTCATACCCCGGCGAGGACTGATATATGCGGGCCGAAAGCAGATACCGACAGATCGCCCGAACCCTGCGGCGCGAGATCCAGGAGGGCTCCCTGACCCGGGGCGCGCAGCTGCCGTCGGAGAAGCAGCTGGAGGAGCGCTTCGAGGCGTCCCGCAACACGATCCGGCTGGCCCTGGGCATGCTGCGCAACCAGGGGCTGATCGTCAGCCGCCCCGGGCGCGGGCACTACGTCCAGGACGTGGTCCCCGAGACCTTCCACGCCAACCGCGTCGGCCCCGGGGGCCTCCACGAGTCCGGTATGACCGGGCAGGTCCTGGAGGAGCTCCAGCTCCTCAGCGCCACCCCCGACATCGCCAGCCGCCTGCGCGTCCCCGAGGGCGACATGACGGTCGTCCGCCGGATGTACCGGTTCTCCGGGGAGGTCTCGGCCTCCGTCAGCACCGCCTACTACCCCATGGACCTCGTCGAGGGCACCCCGCTCATGCTTCCCGAGGACGTGGAGAGCGCCCTGTCGGTGCTGGCCGAGTACGGACAGCGCCAGGTCGGGTTCGTCGACGAGCTGGAGACCCGCATGCCCAGCCCGCAGGAGGCGGGCCAGCTCGAACTCCCGCCCGGGGTCCCGGTGCTGACCGTCCACCGGACCGACCTGTCCGAGGAGCGCCCCATCCGGCTCGTGCACACCGTCTACGCGGGCCACAGCATCCGCTACCAGTACGAGAACGGCAACATGAACGCCTACCACCGGGACTGAGCACAAGCATGAGCACGTCGAGGAAGACGGTTGTCGCCGACCACCTGCGCGAGGCGCTGGCCAGGGGCGACTACAAGCCGGGGGAGCGGCTGCCGGGGGAGGAGGAGCTCGCCGAGCAGCTCGACGTCTCCCGCGCCACCGCCCGTCTGGGCATGCGCATCCTCCAGGACGAGGGGCGCGTCGCCATCCAGCCCGGACGCGGGGCCTTCGTCGCCGACCACCGGCCCATCGTCCACCTGGCCACCCCCGTGACCGGGGGCGGCGACTCCGAGCGCTTCGAGGCGGGCTACCAGCCCCACCTGCGCGAGGCCGGATACGACCAGGTCCAGGAGAAGATCAAGGTCAGCCTGGACACCATGCGCCCCAAGGTGGCCAAGCGCCTGCGCAGCGACGGGGCCGAGGGCCGTACGCGCGGGGACCTGGTGGTCATCCGCTCCTCCGACCGGTTCGTCGACGGCGGCCTGTGGCAGTCCCAGGTCACCTACTTCCCGTACGGCATCGCCAGCAACACCCCGCTCATGTCCCCCGAACGCCTGGAGGAGGGCGTCGCCGCCGTCCTGCGGTCACTGGGGTACCGGGAGGAGTGGAACTGGGACATCGTCGGCGCCCGGATGCCCTCCCAGGACGAGGCGGACTCCTTCGGGCTGGGGCCGGGCATCCCGCTGCTGGTGCAGGAGCGGGTGGTCTACGAGGGCATGCGCCCGCTGCGGTTCACCGAGACGGTCATGCCCGCCAACCGGCACCAGCTGCTCTACTCCGGCGGCGGCGCCCCCGAGGAGCTGTTGGTGCTGGCCTCCGACGTCAGCATCTTCGAGCGCTGACCCGCCGCGCCGCCGACGCGCCCGGCCGCTGACCGGTCGGGCCGTCGGCAGCCCGCGCGGAGTTCGGAGCCGACCACACCGGGCCGCTGTCCCGGTACCCGGCCGGGCGGGCTCCGGCGGAGTCCCGGTGTCCGCGCCGGTTCCCCGCCGCGGCGGCCAAGTCCGTTCCACGGGGATCCGGTCCGCCCTCGCGGC is drawn from Nocardiopsis dassonvillei subsp. dassonvillei DSM 43111 and contains these coding sequences:
- a CDS encoding GntR family transcriptional regulator — translated: MRAESRYRQIARTLRREIQEGSLTRGAQLPSEKQLEERFEASRNTIRLALGMLRNQGLIVSRPGRGHYVQDVVPETFHANRVGPGGLHESGMTGQVLEELQLLSATPDIASRLRVPEGDMTVVRRMYRFSGEVSASVSTAYYPMDLVEGTPLMLPEDVESALSVLAEYGQRQVGFVDELETRMPSPQEAGQLELPPGVPVLTVHRTDLSEERPIRLVHTVYAGHSIRYQYENGNMNAYHRD
- a CDS encoding GntR family transcriptional regulator; the protein is MSTSRKTVVADHLREALARGDYKPGERLPGEEELAEQLDVSRATARLGMRILQDEGRVAIQPGRGAFVADHRPIVHLATPVTGGGDSERFEAGYQPHLREAGYDQVQEKIKVSLDTMRPKVAKRLRSDGAEGRTRGDLVVIRSSDRFVDGGLWQSQVTYFPYGIASNTPLMSPERLEEGVAAVLRSLGYREEWNWDIVGARMPSQDEADSFGLGPGIPLLVQERVVYEGMRPLRFTETVMPANRHQLLYSGGGAPEELLVLASDVSIFER